The Daucus carota subsp. sativus chromosome 2, DH1 v3.0, whole genome shotgun sequence genome includes a window with the following:
- the LOC108205627 gene encoding nucleosome assembly protein 1;4, translating to MVNPKKPALDLSDLDGALAADGSALSAEEKSGLVNALKDKLKNLGGPHTDILESLSPVVRKRVEALKDIQSHHDELEAKFFEEKAALEAKYQKLYEPLYSKRYEIVNGIVEPEGVESNDALKQEVGQEKDAEKGVPEFWVTAMKTNEILAEEISERDEEALKYLRDIKWCRIDNPKGFKLDFFFDTNPFFKNSVLTKVYHMIDDEEPILEKAIGTEIEWYPGKCLTHKILKKKPKKGSKNAKPITKTENCDSFFNFFSPPEVPEDDDDLDEDAAEELQNQMEQDYDIGSTIRDKIIPHAVSWFTGEAALGDDFEDMEDDEDDDGEDEDEEEDEDEEEDDDEDEDEDDVKNRKKSSGSKKSGRSQAAGEGQQGERPPECKQQ from the exons ATGGTGAATCCCAAGAAACCAGCTCTCGATCTCTCAGATCTCGACGGCGCCTTGGCCGCCGACGGCTCCG CTCTTAGTGCAGAGGAGAAGTCTGGTCTTGTTAATGCTCTCAAG GATAAGCTTAAGAACTTGGGCGGGCCGCACACTGATATTCTCGAGAGCTTGTCACCCGTGGTTCGAAAGCGTGTTGAGGCTTTGAAAGATATTCAG AGCCATCATGATGAGTTAGAGGCAAAGTTCTTTGAAGAGAAAGCAGCTCTTGAAGCTAAATACCAAAAACTATATGAGCCTCTATACTCTAAG AGGTATGAAATAGTCAATGGTATTGTTGAACCGGAAGGTGTTGAAAGTAATGATGCATTGAAGCAGGAAGTTGGCCAAGAAAAAG ATGCAGAAAAAGGTGTGCCTGAATTCTGGGTCACTGCCATGAAAACTAACGAGATATTGGCTGAAGAG ATCTCTGAGCGTGATGAGGAGGCTCTTAAGTATCTGAGGGATATTAAGTGGTGTAGAATTGATAATCCCAAAGGCTTTAAGCTTGATTTCTTCTTTGACACCAATCCTTTCTTCAAGAACTCTGTTTTGACGAAAGTATATCACATGATTGATGATGAGGAGCCTATATTGGAGAAGGCAATTGG GACGGAGATTGAATGGTATCCTGGAAAATGCTTGACTCACAAAATATTAAAGAAGAAGCCAAAAAAGGGATCAAAGAATGCCAAACCCATTACCAAGACTGAAAATTGTGATAGTTTCTTTAATTTCTTTAGTCCACCCGAGGTGCCTGAGGATGATGATGACTTAGATGAAGATGCT GCTGAGGAGCTTCAAAATCAAATGGAACAGGATTATGACATTGG GTCAACAATTCGGGACAAAATTATACCTCATGCCGTGTCATGGTTTACTGGAGAAGCAGCACTGGGTGATGATTTCGAAGACATGGAAGATGATGAAGACGATGATGGTgaggatgaagatgaagaagaggatgaggatgaggaggaagatgatgatgaagacgaagatgaagatgatgttAAGAATAGGAAGAAG TCATCCGGATCAAAG AAGAGTGGGAGATCACAAGCTGCCGGGGAAGGTCAGCAGGGTGAACGTCCTCCAGAGTGCAAACAACAGTAA